In Carassius carassius chromosome 5, fCarCar2.1, whole genome shotgun sequence, one genomic interval encodes:
- the mrps30 gene encoding 39S ribosomal protein S30, mitochondrial, whose protein sequence is MASCSRLPLHPFLCSVSVRLACNRNVQVEASTAKSLYPPILPSRTAKSKTAKRRVVTELFEQLRSCTAQEKIRALTRVQRKKYVIYPQTFALNADRWYQHYTKTAFLNGLPEKYEPAPAVDESVQSEARAVVCSSILQQHWHAMKGRTFTQKEQEQLVPPFLRNAVCGLKNLLAKENPVLSLSSLDFDPQVSYYWLRGERTIPEGHRRGRVEPMRFQIDDKPHSQIRIPQQLPQFVPLEAEISAEVPIITLAPDLLPLFRRQYDNNIFIGAKPEDPCCYGHTQFHVVPDRFRRDKMSKRGLSDQVEVSLRASAIASLFAWTGAQAMYQGFWSEEDVSRPFVSQAVITDGQFFSFFCYQLNTLALSPRADGNNSRKNVCWGTESMQLYERITDGDIVGLNDAVLKLLLQFLLNNAQC, encoded by the exons ATGGCGTCCTGCAGCAGGTTGCCCTTGCATCCTTTCCTCTGCAGTGTGTCAGTACGCCTCGCTTGTAACAGAAATGTCCAGGTTGAGGCTTCCACAGCAAAAAGTTTATATCCACCCATTCTCCCTTCCCGCACCGCGAAGAGTAAAACGGCGAAGCGGCGCGTGGTCACGGAGCTCTTCGAGCAGCTGCGCTCGTGCACGGCGCAGGAGAAGATCCGAGCGCTCACACGCGTTCAGCGCAAGAAGTACGTGATTTACCCACAAACATTTGCTCTCAACGCGGACAGATGGTATCAGCACTATACCAAAACGGCGTTTCTCAACGGCCTGCCAGAGAAGTATGAGCCTGCGCCGGCGGTGGATGAGTCCGTGCAGTCTGAGGCGCGAGCTGTAGTCTGCAGCTCCATCCTTCAACAACACTGGCACGCGATGAAAGGGAGGACTTTCACCCAGAAAGAGCAAGAGCAGCTCGTCCCTCCGTTTCTGAGGAACGCGGTGTGTGGTCTGAAAAACCTCCTGGCCAAAGAAAACCCGGTGCTGAGTCTGTCAAGTTTAG ATTTTGACCCTCAGGTAAGCTATTACTGGTTGCGGGGAGAAAGGACTATTCCAGAGGGCCACAGGAGAGGACGGGTCGAGCCCATGAGGTTTCAGATTGATGACAAACCTCACAGTCAGATCAGGATCCCACAGCAGCTTCCCCAG TTTGTTCCTCTAGAGGCAGAAATCTCTGCTGAAGTTCCCATTATCACTTTGGCTCCCGACCTGCTCCCCTTGTTCAGGAGACAGTATGACAATAACATCTTTATAG GTGCCAAACCGGAAGATCCATGCTGCTATGGTCACACACAGTTTCACGTGGTCCCTGACCGGTTCCGCAGGGACAAAATGAGCAAGAGAGGCCTCTCTGATCAGGTGGAGGTGTCCCTGAGGGCCAGCGCTATTGCCAGCCTGTTTGCATGGACAGGGGCGCAAGCTATGTATCAAG GCTTTTGGAGTGAAGAGGATGTGAGCAGGCCGTTTGTGTCTCAGGCTGTCATCACTGATGGGCAGTTCTTCTCATTTTTCTGCTATCAGCTCAATACTCTGGCTTTGAGTCCAAGGGCTGATGGCAACAATAGCAGGAAGAACGTGTGCTGGGGCACAGAAAGCATGCAACTGTATGAGAGAATCACAGACGGAGACATAGTGGGCTTGAACGATGCTGTTCTTAAGCTGTTGCTGCAGTTTTTACTGAACAATGCACAGTGTTGA